The genomic stretch GCCAGAACGGCGGCTTCTATATGGGCTAAGGTGGTATGCTTTCCGAAAGAAAAACGAATGGTGGCAGCGGCTGTTTTTTCGGGCACGCCCATTGCCCGGAGAACATGGCTGGGTTCAACGGCGCCGCTGGTACAAGCGGAGCCACTGGAGACCATAAACCCTGCCAAATCCATATTTAGTAACAACATTTCGCCGTCTATTGGTTCATCGTTTAAAGGCGGGAAGGAAAGATTTAGAATATGGGGCGAGGTAGGTGTTCCGTCTTGCGGCGTGTTCCAGACATACCTACCTGCCAGATAAACTTCCAATTGATTAATCAGATGCGCCTTAAGGGTTGCTAAATAGCGTAGGTGCTCTTCGGCTTCGGCAATCGTTTGTTCAAAAGCTGTGACCAAGCCGACAACTTGTGCAACGGCTTCTGTACCGCCGCGTCGCCTCCGTTCTTGTGCGCCGCCTTCCATCAAGGTGGTTTCAATGGAGGTTCCTGTGCGAATATATAAGGCCCCTGCCCCTTTGGGGCCATACACCTTGTGTGCAGAGAATGAACACATATCCACCCCCAAGGCATCCATTCTTGGTTGGAACAGCGCCGCTTGAACGGCATCTGTATGACATAGAATCCCTTTTTTACGGCAAATCTCGGCTATTTTATGAATTGGAGAAACCGTCCCCAATTCGTTGTTTACATACATTACCGAGACGAGCCGCGTATTGGGTTGCAAGGCATCCTCCACCTGTTTTGCCGTGACGCTTCCGTTGGGATGAGGCTGCAAAAAAGTGACTTCAACCCCTTGTTTCTGAAGAGATTTGGCGGGCTCCAGAATCGCTTCGTGTTCTGCAAACGTGGTGATAAAATGGTCTCCAACTTTAAGCGTTCCTTTAAGCGCTAAATTGTTCGATTCTGTAGCACCACTGGTAAAGACCACTTCACCTTCTTCAGCACCAATAAGGCGTGCAAACCGCTGGCGGGCATCTTCGATGGCAAACCGCGCCGTCCGACCCAAACGATGTACCGAAGAGGCATTCCCATATTCCGAGGTAAGGTAGGGCATCATCGCCTCCAGAACAGAGGGGGCGAGTGGCGTAGTGGCTGCATGGTCTAGATACACGGGCATAGGCGCGGTTTTTTAACTTATGAATCGATTACATCGAATCCGGCATAGGGAATCAAGGCTTCTGGCAACCGAATGCTACCATTGGGTTGTTGGCCATTTTCCAAAAGGGCGGCAACAATGCGCGGGAGGGCGAGTCCGCTACCATTGAGAGTATGGACAAATTGGGGTTTTTTGGCGCCTGGCGAACGAAAGCGAATATTAGCCCTGCGTGCCTGAAAGGTCTCGAAGTTGGACACCGAAGAGACTTCGAGCCAGCGTGCCTGTGCTCCACTCCACACCTCAAGATCATATTTTTTGGTTTGCGTAAAACCGAGATCGCCGGTACACATCAACAGGCGATGATAGGGCAATTCTAGTTTTTGTAAAGCGGTTTCGGCATTTTCGCGGATGCCTTCTAGGTGTTGATAACTGGTTTCGGGATGAACAAATCGTACCAATTCTACTTTATCGAACTGATGGAGGCGGTTGAGGCCCCGAACGTCTTTGCCATAGCTGCCTGCTTCACGCCGGAAACACGGGGTATAGGCACAGTATAAAAGGGGTAATTGGCTTTCTTCTAAGATCTCGTCACGGAGGAAATTGGTAACCGGGACCTCGGCAGTAGGAACCATAAAGAAGCGATCGAGGGTGGCTTCATACATCTGGCCTTCTTTGTCGGGCAATTGCCCTGTCCCGATGCCACTGGCTTCATTGATCATCAGTGGCGGCTGAATCTCGGTATAACCCCCTTCATTTACCGCTAAATCCAAGAAGAAATTGATAAGGGCGCGTTGTAGGCGGGCCCCTTTCCCGATATAAAATGGAAATCCTGCGCCCGTAACTTTGGAGCCACGTTCAAAATCTATAAGGTTGTGTTTGGCTGCCAGTTCCCAGTGAGGCAATGCAGGGAAGCCAAAAACGGGCTTCTCGCCCCATTCAAATACCACTTGATTACCGCTTTCATCACGACCAATCGGGACGTCGGGATGAGGAATATTGGGGATTTCGAGCAATAACTGCTGCCGTTCCACTTCCATAGACCGTGCCCAGTCTTCTATTTCTTTGATGTGGGCTTTTAGGGTAGCAGTTTCTTGGCGTGCGGCTTCAGCTGCTTCTTTTTTTCCACTGCGCATTAGGTCTCCAATACTTTTAGAGCGCGCATTGAGGGTGGCTTGTACCTCTTGTAGCTTCGTGAGGGTCTCGCGCCACTCCAGATCAAGGACAAGCAATTTGTCCACCACTTCGGTTGTGCCTGCGTTCTTCTGAACGATGGCTTCTTTTACACGTTCCGGATTTTCCCGGATGATTTGAATGTCTAACATGACGTTGTCAGGTTGCTTATTGAGGGCAATCCAGTTAGGATGGCTTGATTCCAGGTTAATTTAGGCGCCGTCGGTCTCTGTTCGTAATACCGCATCCCGTTTAATCAGGTCCTGAATGTTGTGTGGGATCGGTTTAGGTTTATATCCGATTTCAGATTCTGCTTTCAAAATAAGCAGTCCGGATTTTAGCGGTCGTTTGGCGGGTTGGGTGAACGCATTGCTATTGGTCGGTTCAATTAGGTTGGGATCGAACCCAAGTGTTTGTGCAATGGTTTGTCCAAAATCAAAAATCGAGATCATCTCACGTCCGGCAATATTCCAAACCCCTGCTTTCCGAAAGCGGATCAACCGTTCAATGCCCTCTGCTAGGTCATGGACATAAGTGGGGGTTCGCCATTGATCGGTCACCAATCGGACGTTTTTGCCTGCGTCCAATTGCTCGATGAGCCAAGTAGCAATATTGGGCCGGATGAGTTTGTGTCCAGTTCCATAAACCAAGATCGTGCGGACAAGTGCCCACTGATCGTTTTTAAGGGTTCTGACGGCATTTTCTGCCGCCAATTTGGTTCGCCCATAATACGAAAGGGGGTTTGGCCGAGCCTTCTCGCTATAAGGTCCATTTTCTCCGTCAAAGATGAAATCCGTAGAAAGGTGGACGAGTCGTGTTCCAAATGCTCGGCAGAGGCGTACCAATTGCTCGACAGCTCCCACATTGAGTTGCCAGCACATGTCTCGTTGTGTTTCGCAGGCGTCCACCATCGTCATCGCGGCACAATGTACCACCACATCGGGAGCAAAATCTATAAATATATGCCGCATTTCTTCCGTTTCCAGAATGTCCATAGGGATGTAGCCACAGGATTGGTGGCGGAGTTTTGCGGTTTGGTCGCGGGAGGTAGCCAGTACGTCGTAGATTGGTTGGTGAGACAAAAGCTCCACTAGGGCCTGCCCCAGCAAGCCGTTTGCACCCGTAATCAAGATTCGACGATATTTTGGCAATTCAAACATCGGCTTTGTTTACGTTTTCCAACAAAAACTGGGTGAGTTCGTGCGCATCCGAAACTTTTAGTCTTCCGGCCAGCACCAAGCGCAACTGACGGCGTCTTTCAGCGGCTTCCCATCGGCCTTGTTCTTCCGAGGTGTCGGGCAATAAGGCAGGTACCGTTGTTGGCCGTAATTCTTCATCAATGGCGACCATCGTATAAAAAGCGCGGTTCGAGGCGGTTTTTCGGCTCGTTCGCGGGTTTTCGGCCCAGACATTAATCTCCACTTCCATCGAGGAACGGAAGGAACGGTTCACATGCCCGACCAAGGTGACAATGTCGCCCAACTTAATGGGAGATGAAAACTCGACGTGATCCACCGAAGCCGTCACGACCGTTCGGTTGCTATGCCGCTGCGCCACAACGCCGGCACACATATCCATCAGGTAGAGCAATTGCCCACCCATCATATTGCCCAGTGTATTGGTGTGATTGGGCAAAACAATTTGCGACATCTCGGTGTGCGAGGCCGCCACATTTTTGGTAGGCATCATGTGGTAAGGGTTAATAAAGACCTGTTTAGGAAGCCGCATTTTGGGGTAAGGTAAGGATTTTGCGGGCTTCTTGGCCGATCTTGTCACGTTTTTAGTGAAAGAACGAGGAATCAGTAAT from Bacteroidetes Order II. bacterium encodes the following:
- the serS gene encoding serine--tRNA ligase; the protein is MLDIQIIRENPERVKEAIVQKNAGTTEVVDKLLVLDLEWRETLTKLQEVQATLNARSKSIGDLMRSGKKEAAEAARQETATLKAHIKEIEDWARSMEVERQQLLLEIPNIPHPDVPIGRDESGNQVVFEWGEKPVFGFPALPHWELAAKHNLIDFERGSKVTGAGFPFYIGKGARLQRALINFFLDLAVNEGGYTEIQPPLMINEASGIGTGQLPDKEGQMYEATLDRFFMVPTAEVPVTNFLRDEILEESQLPLLYCAYTPCFRREAGSYGKDVRGLNRLHQFDKVELVRFVHPETSYQHLEGIRENAETALQKLELPYHRLLMCTGDLGFTQTKKYDLEVWSGAQARWLEVSSVSNFETFQARRANIRFRSPGAKKPQFVHTLNGSGLALPRIVAALLENGQQPNGSIRLPEALIPYAGFDVIDS
- the rfbD gene encoding dTDP-4-dehydrorhamnose reductase produces the protein MFELPKYRRILITGANGLLGQALVELLSHQPIYDVLATSRDQTAKLRHQSCGYIPMDILETEEMRHIFIDFAPDVVVHCAAMTMVDACETQRDMCWQLNVGAVEQLVRLCRAFGTRLVHLSTDFIFDGENGPYSEKARPNPLSYYGRTKLAAENAVRTLKNDQWALVRTILVYGTGHKLIRPNIATWLIEQLDAGKNVRLVTDQWRTPTYVHDLAEGIERLIRFRKAGVWNIAGREMISIFDFGQTIAQTLGFDPNLIEPTNSNAFTQPAKRPLKSGLLILKAESEIGYKPKPIPHNIQDLIKRDAVLRTETDGA
- a CDS encoding cysteine desulfurase; this translates as MPVYLDHAATTPLAPSVLEAMMPYLTSEYGNASSVHRLGRTARFAIEDARQRFARLIGAEEGEVVFTSGATESNNLALKGTLKVGDHFITTFAEHEAILEPAKSLQKQGVEVTFLQPHPNGSVTAKQVEDALQPNTRLVSVMYVNNELGTVSPIHKIAEICRKKGILCHTDAVQAALFQPRMDALGVDMCSFSAHKVYGPKGAGALYIRTGTSIETTLMEGGAQERRRRGGTEAVAQVVGLVTAFEQTIAEAEEHLRYLATLKAHLINQLEVYLAGRYVWNTPQDGTPTSPHILNLSFPPLNDEPIDGEMLLLNMDLAGFMVSSGSACTSGAVEPSHVLRAMGVPEKTAAATIRFSFGKHTTLAHIEAAVLALVRILDRMSRKANG
- a CDS encoding acyl-CoA thioesterase encodes the protein MPTKNVAASHTEMSQIVLPNHTNTLGNMMGGQLLYLMDMCAGVVAQRHSNRTVVTASVDHVEFSSPIKLGDIVTLVGHVNRSFRSSMEVEINVWAENPRTSRKTASNRAFYTMVAIDEELRPTTVPALLPDTSEEQGRWEAAERRRQLRLVLAGRLKVSDAHELTQFLLENVNKADV